Proteins found in one Coffea eugenioides isolate CCC68of chromosome 5, Ceug_1.0, whole genome shotgun sequence genomic segment:
- the LOC113770907 gene encoding receptor-like protein kinase THESEUS 1, producing the protein MLTVGVRMWILLVVFVSMNHGFYASFTPTDNYLLACGSSQNVTFFGQTYVPDSVRSSVAVKGQGNSIVANSNSSGAAFPVYLSARIFPSRSSYKFDIKQEGRHWIRLYFYPIPGNNLTSATFTVVTENFVLLNNFSFKSYNGSYLYKEYTVNVTSDILMLTFIPSNNSVAFVNAIEVVSLPDILISDQAQGVSPTGPFNGLSGRALETIYRLNMGGPLITPQNDTLGRTWENDVKYLHVNSSAVNVSVSTTSIMYKTAVTPEVAPNFVYSTAESMGDANVPDDNFNITWVFKVDPTFMYLIRLHFCDIVSTSMNTLVFNIFINTDLASGSLDLSNLAGDLDVPYYRDFVANSSNGSGTLMVSVGPDRSAESYNAIMNGLEIMKISNEARSLNGESSVETLLVSPSRKSKTGIIVGAVVGGFAAMAIIGLCYCCLLARRSKTTHQAHPWLPLHLYGNSLTVTKMSTTSQKSGTASCISLASSNGRFFSFQEIMDATNKFDESLLLGVGGFGRVYKGTLEDGTRVAVKRGNSRSEQGIAEFRTEIEMLSKLRHRHLVSLIGYCDERSEMILVYEYMANGPLRSHLYGTDLPPLSWKQRLEICIGAARGLHYLHTGAAQSIIHRDVKTTNILLDENFVAKVADFGLSKTGPALDQTHVSTAVKGSFGYLDPEYFRRQQLTEKSDVYSFGVVLMEVLCTRPALNPVLPREQVNIAEWAMTWQKKGMLDQIMDSNLAGKVNPASLKKFGETAEKCLAEHGVDRPSMGDVLWNLEYALQLEETSSALLESEDNSTNHITGIPLTPLEHFDNSTSMIEGVNSGTDDDADDAATSAVFSQLVNPRGR; encoded by the coding sequence ATGCTAACTGTGGGAGTTAGAATGTGGATACTTTTGGTTGTATTTGTATCGATGAATCATGGATTCTATGCCTCATTTACTCCAACTGATAACTACTTGCTTGCCTGTGGATCTTCCCAAAACGTCACCTTTTTTGGTCAGACTTATGTTCCTGATTCAGTTCGATCTTCAGTTGCTGTGAAAGGTCAGGGGAACTCTATTGTTGCAAACTCCAATTCTAGTGGTGCCGCTTTTCCAGTCTACCTGTCAGCTAGAATTTTCCCCAGTCGTAGTTCATATAAGTTTGATATTAAGCAAGAAGGCCGGCATTGGATCCGTCTGTACTTTTACCCCATCCCGGGCAACAATTTAACATCTGCTACATTTACTGTCGTAACAGAAAATTTTGTGCTTTTGAACAACTTCAGTTTCAAGAGCTATAATGGTTCTTACTTATATAAGGAGTATACAGTTAATGTAACATCAGACATCTTGATGCTCACTTTCATTCCTTCAAACAATTCAGTTGCTTTTGTTAATGCAATTGAAGTTGTGTCTCTCCCGGATATATTGATTTCTGATCAGGCACAGGGTGTATCTCCAACTGGCCCATTTAATGGCCTTTCTGGACGTGCATTGGAAACTATTTATCGTCTAAATATGGGTGGTCCTCTGATCACTCCTCAGAATGACACCCTGGGGAGAACTTGGGAAAATGATGTGAAGTACCTCCATGTCAACAGCTCTGCCGTGAATGTGTCAGTTAGCACCACAAGCATAATGTACAAGACTGCAGTCACACCTGAAGTGGCCCCAAATTTCGTTTATTCTACTGCTGAGAGTATGGGAGATGCAAATGTACCCGATGACAACTTCAATATCACATGGGTCTTCAAAGTTGATCCGACTTTTATGTACTTAATCAGGTTACATTTTTGTGATATAGTGAGCACCTCTATGAACACACTTGTATTCAACATATTCATAAATACTGATTTGGCATCTGGGAGTCTGGATTTGTCTAACCTAGCTGGCGACTTGGATGTTCCGTACTATAGAGATTTTGTCGCCAACTCATCAAATGGCTCAGGCACACTGATGGTTAGTGTTGGTCCAGACAGAAGTGCTGAGTCCTATAATGCAATCATGAATGGTTTGGAAATCATGAAGATTAGCAACGAAGCGAGAAGCTTGAACGGCGAATCATCTGTTGAAACCCTCCTTGTTTCGCCTTCCAGAAAGAGCAAGACAGGAATCATAGTTGGAGCTGTTGTTGGAGGTTTTGCGGCGATGGCAATTATAGGATTGTGCTATTGCTGTTTGTTAGCCCGCAGATCAAAGACAACTCACCAGGCTCACCCCTGGCTTCCTCTGCATTTATATGGAAACTCATTGACTGTGACAAAAATGTCTACTACCTCCCAAAAGAGTGGAACAGCAAGCTGCATCTCACTTGCTTCTTCCAATGGCCGGTTCTTCAGTTTCCAAGAGATAATGGATGCAACAAACAAATTTGATGAGAGCTTGCTTCTTGGTGTTGGTGGATTTGGAAGAGTCTACAAGGGAACACTGGAAGATGGGACTAGAGTGGCTGTCAAAAGGGGAAATTCAAGATCTGAACAAGGTATTGCAGAGTTTAGAACTGAGATTGAAATGTTATCCAAGCTTCGGCATCGCCATCTTGTGTCTCTTATTGGTTATTGTGATGAAAGGTCTGAAATGATACTGGTTTATGAGTACATGGCGAATGGACCTCTAAGAAGTCATCTTTATGGAACAGATCTTCCACCTCTCTCATGGAAGCAGCGCCTTGAGATTTGTATTGGTGCTGCTAGGGGACTTCATTATCTCCATACTGGTGCAGCTCAAAGTATCATCCACCGTGATGTGAAAACAACAAACATACTCTTGGATGAGAACTTCGTTGCAAAAGTTGCTGATTTTGGTCTTTCTAAAACTGGGCCTGCTCTTGATCAGACACATGTTAGCACTGCTGTGAAGGGTAGCTTTGGATATCTCGATCCTGAATACTTTAGGAGGCAGCAACTCACGGAGAAGTCTGATGTGTATTCATTTGGCGTTGTTCTGATGGAAGTGCTCTGTACAAGGCCTGCTCTTAATCCTGTTCTTCCAAGAGAGCAAGTAAATATTGCAGAGTGGGCAATGACGTGGCAAAAGAAGGGCATGTTGGATCAGATAATGGATTCAAATCTTGCAGGGAAGGTTAATCCAGCTTCTCTGAAGAAGTTTGGTGAGACAGCAGAAAAGTGCCTGGCAGAGCATGGTGTTGACAGGCCTTCAATGGGGGATGTGTTGTGGAATTTAGAATATGCTCTCCAGCTTGAGGAGACCTCTTCAGCTCTGCTGGAGTCGGAAGATAATAGTACAAATCATATTACTGGTATTCCTTTGACACCTCTTGAACATTTTGACAACAGTACAAGTATGATTGAAGGGGTGAATTCTGGGACTGATGATGATGCTGATGATGCGGCAACTAGTGCTGTTTTCTCTCAACTAGTAAATCCGCGAGGAAGGTGA